Proteins from a genomic interval of Leptospira kanakyensis:
- the obgE gene encoding GTPase ObgE, producing MSGFIDEVPIQIRAGHGGAGSVHFHKEKFVEFGGPDGGDGGKGGDVIFVAEGRMMTLENYLPDRMYAAQDGEPGLGQNRNGKNGEDLILKVPVGTQIIDSVTMELIYDFNHDGESFTIATGGRGGKGNTFFKTSVQQAPRYSQPGEDGGELSLILELKLLADIGIVGLPNAGKSTLLAKITHAHPKIAGYAFTTLSPNLGVVHRHEDLFRYTVADIPGIIEGASRGVGLGISFLKHIERVQGILFLFDGGNLQLEEELEMLRSELGNYNQTLLNKKFLIVINKMDIWDGDPEFTAEIQKNYSHLGEIICISADKESNLEYLLERIDKVFFEDKAKLVYENT from the coding sequence ATGAGCGGATTTATCGACGAAGTACCCATTCAAATTCGAGCCGGACACGGAGGGGCAGGTTCTGTCCATTTCCACAAAGAGAAATTTGTAGAATTTGGTGGACCAGATGGTGGTGATGGGGGCAAAGGGGGCGATGTCATCTTTGTTGCCGAAGGTCGGATGATGACTTTGGAAAATTACCTCCCTGACCGTATGTATGCTGCCCAAGACGGAGAACCAGGACTTGGCCAAAACCGAAATGGAAAAAACGGCGAAGATCTGATTCTCAAAGTTCCTGTCGGAACCCAAATCATTGATTCTGTTACCATGGAACTCATCTATGATTTCAATCACGACGGCGAAAGTTTTACCATTGCTACGGGGGGACGCGGTGGAAAAGGAAATACCTTTTTCAAAACCTCTGTCCAACAAGCACCTCGTTATAGCCAACCCGGAGAAGACGGTGGAGAGCTTTCCCTCATATTAGAATTAAAATTACTCGCAGACATTGGAATTGTTGGGCTTCCTAACGCAGGTAAGTCGACCCTACTCGCAAAAATAACACATGCACATCCTAAAATTGCGGGTTATGCCTTTACTACTCTTTCCCCTAATCTTGGTGTGGTGCATAGACATGAAGATTTGTTTCGTTACACGGTAGCGGACATTCCTGGAATCATTGAAGGGGCTTCTCGTGGTGTGGGACTTGGGATTAGTTTTTTAAAACATATTGAACGAGTCCAAGGGATTCTTTTTCTTTTTGATGGTGGTAATTTACAACTCGAAGAAGAATTGGAAATGTTACGTAGTGAACTTGGAAATTACAACCAAACTCTTTTAAATAAAAAATTCTTAATAGTCATCAACAAAATGGATATTTGGGATGGTGACCCCGAATTCACAGCGGAGATCCAAAAGAACTATTCCCATTTAGGCGAAATCATTTGTATTTCTGCCGACAAAGAATCCAATTTAGAATACCTACTCGAACGAATTGACAAAGTATTTTTTGAAGACAAAGCAAAGTTAGTTTATGAAAACACGTAA
- the rpmA gene encoding 50S ribosomal protein L27 — MATKKGGGSTKNGRDSVSKRLGVKVYGGQFAIAGNIIVRQRGTEYKPGKNVGIGRDHTLYALVDGVVTFEHVTRERQQISVYPKV, encoded by the coding sequence ATGGCTACAAAGAAAGGTGGTGGATCCACAAAGAACGGTCGTGATTCGGTATCGAAGAGACTTGGTGTAAAAGTTTACGGTGGACAATTTGCCATCGCTGGTAACATTATTGTTCGCCAAAGAGGAACTGAATACAAACCCGGAAAAAATGTTGGGATTGGTCGTGACCATACCCTTTATGCACTTGTTGACGGTGTAGTGACTTTCGAACACGTAACTAGAGAAAGACAACAAATCTCCGTTTACCCGAAAGTGTAA
- the rsfS gene encoding ribosome silencing factor has product MPNISTETLEHLKKIKQTLIDKKCENIQFLDLKDVHSYLSLFVLATVKTETQGRSCAKDIDKYMKPLKLAVKRQNLADLPKDATGWILLDYGEICVHIMTDEMRTYYSLDRLWGDATPIVV; this is encoded by the coding sequence ATGCCGAATATCAGTACAGAGACATTAGAACATCTCAAAAAAATCAAACAGACGTTAATTGACAAAAAATGTGAAAACATTCAGTTTTTGGATTTGAAGGACGTCCATAGTTATTTATCTTTATTTGTACTCGCAACTGTCAAAACCGAAACACAAGGAAGATCTTGTGCGAAAGACATCGATAAGTACATGAAACCTTTAAAACTCGCAGTCAAAAGACAAAACCTCGCCGACCTTCCCAAAGATGCTACGGGATGGATCCTTTTGGATTACGGTGAGATTTGTGTTCATATCATGACAGACGAAATGAGAACTTACTATTCGCTCGATCGTCTCTGGGGCGACGCCACTCCTATTGTTGTATAA
- the proB gene encoding glutamate 5-kinase has translation MKTRKDFLDSIKKAKLIVIKIGSARVSGEESKINDFLYDLVGDIRTLRDQGKEVILVSSGAIAQGKKLLVDQSGSLSLPNGKTTLAEKQAFAAMGQNKLLNLYESFFSRVNVPIAQILFGRKDLNEEKSFTNLKQTFRQLLDWGILPIVNENDSVSTEEINLGDNDILSAIVASIVGADLLLILTGVDGFLKDQSKIDLFTEITKETEKLATGPSGPGTGGMFTKINAAKLLLPYGIKTGIVNGEKKHAIAKFFEVENFGTLVADSSLSHRVPNASEIQTHFFSFQAE, from the coding sequence ATGAAAACACGTAAGGATTTTTTAGACTCCATAAAGAAGGCCAAACTCATTGTGATCAAAATCGGAAGTGCTCGTGTTTCCGGTGAAGAATCCAAAATTAACGATTTTTTATATGATCTTGTTGGTGACATTCGCACACTTCGAGACCAAGGAAAAGAAGTAATCCTTGTTTCTTCTGGTGCTATTGCCCAAGGGAAAAAACTTCTGGTGGACCAAAGTGGCTCCCTTTCCTTACCCAATGGGAAAACCACATTGGCCGAAAAACAGGCATTTGCTGCCATGGGCCAAAACAAACTCCTCAATCTTTACGAAAGTTTTTTTAGTCGAGTGAATGTTCCAATTGCGCAAATTCTTTTTGGAAGAAAAGATTTAAATGAGGAAAAGAGTTTTACAAACCTAAAACAAACTTTCCGCCAACTCCTGGATTGGGGAATTTTACCCATCGTAAATGAAAATGATTCTGTTTCCACAGAAGAAATCAATTTAGGTGATAACGATATCCTATCTGCTATTGTTGCCTCCATTGTTGGAGCGGATCTTCTTCTCATACTTACTGGTGTGGATGGATTTTTAAAAGACCAATCTAAAATTGATTTATTCACTGAAATCACTAAAGAAACGGAAAAATTGGCAACGGGACCATCAGGACCTGGAACCGGTGGTATGTTTACTAAAATCAATGCCGCAAAACTTTTGTTACCGTACGGAATTAAAACGGGAATTGTGAATGGTGAGAAAAAACACGCAATCGCGAAGTTTTTTGAAGTAGAAAACTTTGGAACTTTGGTTGCCGATTCCTCTTTGTCACACCGAGTTCCCAATGCATCAGAAATCCAAACTCATTTTTTTTCCTTTCAAGCGGAGTGA
- the yqeK gene encoding bis(5'-nucleosyl)-tetraphosphatase (symmetrical) YqeK — translation MPKPNASFEDWISFFTEEIPNHVTETRLQHIFRVADYAESLAKIHGYPDPKKAYLAGLCHDITKQKKPEIHTGLFIEFSLDVTGIPSQALHAFSAPLWLAKEYGFSDLEMTKAISSHTLGNRSPELLDQILYAADFLGSDFAFRQPDLPLWVEKTKENLSYGVFMKAFQTISFLMEKKEVIHPYTFQTYNQSANLLKETK, via the coding sequence ATTCCTAAACCAAATGCCTCTTTTGAGGATTGGATTTCATTTTTTACAGAAGAAATTCCAAATCATGTCACGGAAACTCGCCTTCAACATATATTTCGGGTTGCCGATTACGCAGAATCTCTGGCAAAAATTCACGGGTATCCGGATCCAAAGAAAGCGTATTTGGCGGGGCTTTGTCATGACATCACCAAACAAAAAAAGCCGGAAATCCATACGGGACTCTTCATTGAATTTTCTTTGGATGTAACTGGAATTCCCTCGCAAGCCCTCCATGCATTTTCAGCTCCCTTATGGCTTGCGAAAGAATATGGTTTTTCGGATCTTGAAATGACAAAGGCCATCTCCTCTCATACTTTAGGCAATCGTTCTCCCGAACTTTTGGACCAAATTCTATATGCTGCCGATTTTTTAGGATCTGACTTTGCTTTCAGGCAACCGGACCTCCCTCTATGGGTAGAGAAAACGAAGGAAAATCTGAGTTATGGTGTTTTTATGAAAGCCTTTCAAACCATTTCCTTTCTTATGGAAAAAAAGGAAGTCATCCATCCCTATACGTTTCAGACGTACAACCAATCTGCCAATTTATTAAAGGAAACCAAATAG
- a CDS encoding thioredoxin domain-containing protein, translating into MANLSKKPNRLVHEKSPYLLQHAHNPVDWFPWGTEAFEKAKKEDKIILLSIGYSTCHWCHVMERESFEDDSTAEVLNRDFVCIKLDREERPDIDKIYMDALHAMGTQGGWPLNMFLTPTKEPILGGTYFPPENRYGKRSFKEVLRLVSEAWKNQREELVTAAGDLTQYLRDNETRPNEGKLPAKEIIEKNFERYLQVYDKEFFGFKTNSVNKFPPSMALSFLTEFYLLKKDPRALEMAFNTAYAMKSGGIYDQVGGGICRYATDHEWLVPHFEKMLYDNSLYVEALSLLYKATGETFFMDAIREIVTYIQRDMTLDSGGIASAEDADSEGEEGKFYIWNHKEFHSLVPSEEIQGFWNVTEEGNFEHQNILNVYWKGKNPYVDGISFKPEFLKQLGEAKAKLLKERNERVRPLRDDKVLTSWNCLWIRALLSAYEVSGENEYLNDAKKIYQFIGNQLVGADGSILRRFREGEAKFFGTLPDYTEFIWVSMKLFQLDGDIEAYQKGKKSLDYVFSNFESTVGPFYESYHGNEDLIVRTIEGYDGVEPSGNSTILHLFYLLHSFGYKNKNLEKKANSIFAYFLPELTQNSLSYPSMISAFQKFQYPSKEVLVVYKDKDPEEVGSIRKKLAALKDPNVVWLVVEESKAKSLGEELELLTGRGAGSGILYYVCRNFSCELPKDNWEETLTLIQQ; encoded by the coding sequence GTGGCAAATCTGTCGAAAAAACCGAATCGTCTGGTTCATGAAAAAAGTCCTTACCTGTTACAACATGCACACAATCCCGTAGATTGGTTTCCCTGGGGAACGGAAGCCTTCGAAAAAGCCAAAAAAGAAGATAAAATCATCCTTTTGTCCATTGGATATTCGACTTGTCACTGGTGCCATGTGATGGAACGGGAATCCTTTGAAGATGATTCCACAGCAGAAGTCTTAAACCGTGATTTCGTATGCATCAAGTTAGACAGGGAAGAACGACCGGACATAGATAAAATTTACATGGACGCACTGCACGCCATGGGAACCCAAGGGGGTTGGCCCTTAAATATGTTTCTTACCCCTACAAAGGAACCAATCCTTGGTGGAACTTATTTTCCTCCGGAAAATCGCTACGGGAAACGCAGTTTCAAAGAGGTTCTTCGGTTGGTTTCCGAGGCTTGGAAGAACCAAAGAGAAGAACTCGTCACAGCTGCCGGCGATTTGACACAGTATTTACGAGACAATGAAACTAGACCCAATGAAGGAAAACTCCCAGCTAAAGAAATCATTGAAAAAAATTTTGAACGATACCTCCAAGTGTACGATAAAGAGTTTTTTGGATTCAAAACCAATTCAGTAAATAAATTTCCTCCCAGTATGGCCCTAAGTTTCCTTACGGAATTCTACTTACTAAAAAAAGACCCAAGGGCTCTCGAGATGGCTTTTAACACGGCTTATGCCATGAAATCTGGAGGGATTTACGACCAAGTTGGGGGTGGAATTTGTCGTTATGCGACAGACCACGAATGGCTTGTCCCACATTTTGAAAAGATGTTGTATGATAATTCCTTATATGTCGAAGCCCTGTCTTTATTATACAAAGCAACCGGGGAAACTTTCTTTATGGATGCAATTCGAGAAATTGTGACTTATATCCAAAGGGATATGACTTTGGACTCCGGTGGGATTGCAAGCGCTGAAGATGCGGATTCCGAAGGGGAAGAAGGAAAATTTTATATTTGGAACCATAAGGAATTTCACTCCCTAGTTCCCTCAGAGGAAATCCAAGGATTTTGGAATGTAACCGAAGAAGGAAATTTTGAACACCAGAATATCTTAAATGTGTATTGGAAAGGGAAAAATCCTTATGTCGACGGGATCTCTTTTAAACCAGAGTTTTTAAAACAACTTGGGGAAGCCAAAGCAAAGTTATTAAAAGAAAGAAACGAAAGGGTTCGGCCTCTGCGGGATGACAAAGTCCTCACTTCTTGGAATTGTCTTTGGATCCGAGCTCTTTTGTCTGCTTACGAAGTTTCGGGAGAGAATGAGTATCTAAACGATGCCAAAAAGATTTACCAGTTTATCGGAAACCAATTGGTAGGTGCAGATGGCTCAATCCTTCGACGATTTCGGGAAGGAGAAGCCAAATTTTTTGGAACACTTCCTGATTACACTGAATTCATTTGGGTTTCGATGAAACTCTTTCAGTTAGATGGAGACATCGAAGCATACCAAAAAGGAAAAAAATCGCTGGATTATGTTTTTTCGAATTTCGAATCAACAGTTGGTCCCTTTTACGAATCCTATCATGGAAACGAAGATTTGATTGTCAGAACCATCGAAGGTTATGATGGAGTGGAACCTTCCGGTAATTCTACCATCTTACATTTGTTTTATCTTTTACATTCGTTTGGATATAAAAACAAAAATTTGGAAAAAAAAGCGAATTCCATTTTTGCTTATTTTCTTCCTGAACTCACACAAAATTCGCTCAGTTATCCTTCGATGATTTCGGCGTTCCAAAAATTCCAATACCCATCCAAGGAAGTTCTTGTGGTTTATAAAGACAAGGATCCTGAAGAAGTTGGATCCATTCGGAAAAAATTAGCTGCTTTAAAGGATCCTAATGTGGTTTGGCTTGTGGTCGAAGAATCAAAAGCAAAGTCACTCGGAGAGGAACTAGAACTCCTTACAGGAAGAGGAGCTGGTTCTGGAATTTTATATTACGTATGTCGAAATTTTTCTTGTGAATTGCCAAAAGACAATTGGGAAGAAACACTCACTCTTATACAACAATAG
- the rplU gene encoding 50S ribosomal protein L21, with product MFAIIELGAKQFKVSPDQVFVAEKTGNSVGSTVETKVLLLSDNNKVNIGSPALSGAKVTLKVLEDCKGDKIHGFKYKKRKNYKKSWGHRQQLQKLQVVSING from the coding sequence ATGTTCGCCATCATTGAACTTGGAGCCAAACAATTTAAAGTGTCTCCTGACCAGGTATTCGTCGCAGAAAAAACAGGAAACTCGGTTGGAAGCACAGTAGAAACGAAAGTCCTACTCCTTTCCGATAACAACAAAGTGAACATTGGTTCACCAGCACTTTCCGGTGCAAAAGTGACTTTGAAAGTATTAGAAGACTGCAAGGGTGATAAAATCCACGGTTTCAAATACAAAAAAAGAAAGAACTACAAGAAGTCTTGGGGTCATAGACAACAACTCCAAAAGCTACAAGTAGTATCCATCAACGGATAA
- a CDS encoding ribosomal-processing cysteine protease Prp yields MIYSKIFKDLGGKIAGIQLEGHSPKDLGSKGENLLCAGVSTLVQSAHSYLASQGSLETEEKRDGYLRFLVKPTQRDGYQSLLSMVEFGLKSLENSHSQAISIQNEIIKG; encoded by the coding sequence TTGATTTATAGTAAGATTTTTAAAGATTTAGGAGGGAAAATCGCAGGAATCCAACTGGAAGGACATTCTCCCAAGGACTTAGGTTCGAAAGGCGAGAATCTTTTGTGTGCAGGGGTCTCCACTCTGGTTCAGAGTGCTCACTCTTACTTGGCATCACAAGGCAGTTTGGAAACGGAAGAAAAACGAGACGGTTATTTAAGGTTTTTAGTGAAACCGACCCAAAGAGATGGCTACCAAAGCCTACTTTCCATGGTTGAGTTTGGATTAAAATCTTTAGAAAACTCTCATTCCCAAGCGATTTCCATCCAAAACGAAATAATAAAGGGGTAA
- a CDS encoding glutamate-5-semialdehyde dehydrogenase — MADELTNYAKDLATKARLASRALKGLTTLEKNAVLVRVEELLVQNEAAIIEKNKLDMQNGKEKGLSSAMMDRLLLDSKRIKNMAKSIEEIRNLPDPVGEVVRGTILPNGLELLTKRVPIGVVMTIFESRPNVIIDIASLSFKSGNACILRGGSEAFHSNLILSSLFHRAIEEKKLPGVTKEVVTFVENTNREAMVPFFQLDDLIDVIVPRGGEALIRFVSENSKIPVIKHDKGVTNLYLSNHANTEIVLPILINSKVQRPGVCNALENLLIHKDYPNIKKLLEDLESAGIQILGDESTIKVFPSAKQASEEDFYTEFLDTRLSVRIVSSVGEAMENIRKYSSGHTECILSEDVTEIQTFQKELDSAAIFVNCSTRFHDGGEYGLGAEVGISTGKLHVRGPMGLVHLTTTTTYVTGSGQVRA, encoded by the coding sequence ATGGCAGATGAATTAACAAATTATGCGAAAGATTTAGCAACAAAAGCCAGACTAGCAAGTAGAGCTCTAAAAGGTCTTACCACCTTAGAAAAAAATGCTGTACTGGTGCGAGTGGAAGAACTGCTTGTCCAAAATGAAGCCGCGATCATCGAAAAAAATAAACTCGATATGCAGAATGGAAAAGAGAAAGGTTTGTCCTCTGCCATGATGGACCGCCTTCTACTGGATTCCAAAAGAATTAAGAACATGGCAAAGAGCATCGAAGAAATTCGGAATCTCCCAGATCCTGTGGGGGAAGTGGTTCGTGGAACCATCCTTCCCAATGGACTGGAACTGCTCACGAAACGTGTGCCGATCGGTGTGGTCATGACAATTTTTGAATCAAGGCCCAATGTGATCATCGATATTGCATCCTTGTCTTTTAAATCTGGGAACGCGTGTATTTTGCGCGGTGGTTCGGAAGCCTTTCATTCGAATTTAATCCTCTCTTCTTTATTCCACAGGGCAATTGAAGAAAAGAAGTTACCTGGTGTGACAAAAGAAGTGGTAACATTTGTAGAGAATACAAATAGAGAGGCTATGGTTCCTTTTTTCCAATTGGATGATCTGATTGATGTGATTGTTCCTCGTGGCGGCGAAGCCCTCATTCGTTTTGTTTCGGAAAATAGTAAAATTCCTGTCATCAAACATGATAAAGGGGTTACCAATCTATATCTATCAAACCATGCAAACACAGAGATTGTACTTCCCATTTTAATCAATTCGAAAGTACAACGACCTGGGGTTTGTAATGCTTTGGAAAACCTACTCATTCATAAAGACTATCCGAATATAAAGAAATTATTGGAAGATTTAGAATCTGCGGGAATCCAAATCCTCGGGGATGAATCCACTATCAAAGTTTTCCCTTCCGCCAAACAAGCATCAGAGGAAGACTTTTATACAGAATTTTTGGATACTAGACTCAGTGTTCGGATCGTATCTTCTGTTGGCGAAGCCATGGAAAATATTCGAAAATACAGTTCCGGTCATACAGAATGTATTTTATCGGAAGATGTAACAGAGATCCAAACTTTCCAAAAGGAGCTGGACAGTGCTGCGATTTTTGTCAACTGTTCCACCCGCTTTCATGATGGTGGTGAGTATGGACTTGGGGCTGAAGTGGGAATTTCAACTGGCAAACTCCATGTGCGTGGTCCCATGGGTCTCGTCCACTTAACAACAACGACAACTTATGTTACGGGAAGTGGACAAGTCCGCGCCTGA
- a CDS encoding nicotinate-nicotinamide nucleotide adenylyltransferase, which yields MEVLFFGGSFNPPHLGHRHVIETISKSYPDALLYICPNFVSPFKEGGTKFSSTEIWELCLTEFKGFLSKNVFLWDEEIKKPNTSYTVDSLKTLRVLHPNTKVSLVMGEDNLVSFDKWKSYLEILDMINQIIVVRRVTPYPKEIPIPNFLPQSKVTVLSNPVLPVSSTEIRHIFHGNLVNEYLLPQTKELMLKFLDSKGEGFFNEINS from the coding sequence ATGGAGGTTTTGTTTTTTGGAGGAAGTTTCAATCCACCCCATTTGGGACATCGGCACGTAATTGAAACCATTTCCAAATCCTATCCGGACGCCCTACTTTATATTTGTCCAAATTTTGTTTCACCCTTTAAGGAGGGTGGAACAAAATTTAGTTCCACAGAAATTTGGGAACTTTGCCTTACCGAATTTAAAGGTTTCCTTTCAAAAAATGTGTTCCTTTGGGATGAAGAAATTAAAAAACCAAATACAAGTTATACGGTTGATAGTTTAAAAACTCTTCGTGTTCTCCATCCAAATACAAAAGTTTCGCTTGTGATGGGGGAAGACAATTTGGTTTCCTTTGACAAATGGAAATCCTATTTGGAAATTTTAGATATGATTAATCAAATCATAGTTGTGCGTAGAGTGACTCCCTACCCTAAAGAAATTCCAATACCTAATTTTTTACCGCAGTCAAAAGTAACAGTGTTATCAAATCCAGTTTTGCCTGTCAGTAGCACTGAGATTCGTCATATCTTTCATGGAAATCTAGTGAATGAATATCTTCTTCCCCAAACCAAGGAACTCATGCTTAAGTTTTTAGACTCGAAAGGGGAAGGGTTTTTCAATGAAATAAATTCCTAA
- a CDS encoding LytR C-terminal domain-containing protein, whose amino-acid sequence MLREAPKKQPIPAKTLLIAAGSFFLIALLFLVFRSKGGFSLDQKLSQSKRLPILFSVLGDKDEYLFSLYAEFYPNEKKAALFFVNPKTSFDDGEKSLKEKGSSAPSYVESVLEDTLDSNIPFKIVWTKTQFQNWINLLGGLGFFFEPKSLHVTKNYARNKQTYILDGEDCFDWMSSLSDESMISYIRRLEIQETVFLTFLEAIHEKRDLLGKQRVAYLHSQMTTNLSTKEWETLVDFLKKEKIHFGVSEVPGEPTGRPKQKDEILKANEETVKVAFHKFTSELRSLSFSEGERARIEVLNGTPKNGLARYGKVLLNDKGLKVLSVDNAWDSSFKSSIILNRSGNTQYTDIISDTFQGRRVYFALRKDLGLDATVILGEDFQNSKD is encoded by the coding sequence ATGTTACGTGAAGCTCCTAAAAAACAACCAATCCCCGCGAAAACTCTTTTGATTGCTGCAGGTTCTTTCTTTTTGATTGCCCTTCTTTTTTTAGTTTTCCGCTCCAAAGGTGGATTTTCTCTGGATCAAAAATTGTCACAAAGCAAACGCCTTCCCATCCTCTTCTCTGTCTTAGGTGATAAGGATGAATATTTGTTTTCTTTGTATGCGGAATTTTACCCCAATGAAAAAAAAGCAGCGCTTTTTTTTGTGAACCCTAAAACCAGTTTTGATGATGGAGAAAAATCTCTCAAAGAAAAAGGAAGTTCTGCCCCTTCTTACGTTGAATCTGTTCTAGAGGATACATTAGATTCCAACATTCCTTTTAAAATCGTTTGGACCAAAACACAATTTCAAAATTGGATTAATTTACTAGGTGGGCTTGGTTTTTTCTTTGAACCAAAATCCCTTCATGTAACAAAAAACTACGCAAGAAACAAACAAACGTACATTCTCGATGGAGAAGATTGTTTTGATTGGATGAGCTCACTTTCCGATGAATCCATGATTTCTTATATCCGAAGGCTTGAAATTCAAGAAACAGTATTTTTAACTTTTCTCGAGGCCATTCACGAAAAAAGAGACTTACTAGGAAAACAAAGAGTCGCATACCTCCACAGCCAAATGACAACCAATCTCTCCACAAAGGAATGGGAAACGTTGGTTGACTTTTTGAAAAAAGAAAAAATCCATTTTGGAGTTTCTGAAGTTCCTGGAGAACCTACGGGACGACCTAAACAAAAAGATGAAATTCTAAAAGCCAATGAAGAAACGGTAAAGGTAGCCTTTCATAAATTTACAAGTGAACTTAGATCCCTTTCTTTTAGCGAAGGGGAAAGAGCTCGGATTGAAGTCCTGAATGGGACCCCAAAAAATGGGCTTGCCAGATACGGTAAGGTGCTCCTGAATGATAAGGGTCTGAAAGTCCTCTCCGTTGACAATGCCTGGGATTCTAGTTTTAAATCCAGTATCATCCTTAACCGCTCCGGAAACACACAGTACACAGATATCATCTCCGACACTTTCCAAGGGCGAAGGGTTTACTTCGCACTGAGAAAGGATTTGGGGCTTGATGCCACTGTGATTCTTGGGGAAGATTTTCAAAATTCCAAGGACTAA